The following proteins are co-located in the Komagataeibacter sp. FNDCF1 genome:
- a CDS encoding DUF2612 domain-containing protein, translating to MAELSDFTELITSEHAGATKFVATVEASVQAFVDQINVAENAYSYYDLDNAVGTQLNAVGLWVGASRLIKLPVNVYFSFDKDGVGFDQGIWWEVGDALNVVTSLDDDLYRLFIRAKILCNMWDGTFPAAIEILETITDGIDVTISGIEGARSVAFTITGNVSTVIKSIIQEGYLPLKPAGISVSYNFVS from the coding sequence ATGGCTGAACTGTCCGATTTCACAGAACTGATTACCAGCGAGCATGCCGGAGCGACCAAATTCGTCGCCACAGTCGAGGCATCCGTGCAGGCGTTTGTCGATCAGATCAATGTGGCTGAAAATGCCTATAGCTACTATGATCTGGATAATGCCGTAGGCACGCAGCTTAACGCCGTAGGGCTGTGGGTTGGGGCATCCCGCCTGATTAAACTGCCGGTAAATGTCTATTTCTCATTTGATAAGGATGGCGTCGGATTTGACCAAGGCATCTGGTGGGAAGTAGGGGATGCACTCAATGTCGTCACGTCCCTTGATGATGACTTATACAGGTTGTTTATACGCGCTAAAATCCTGTGCAATATGTGGGACGGAACCTTTCCGGCGGCCATAGAAATTCTTGAGACAATAACCGATGGCATAGACGTTACCATCTCTGGAATAGAGGGGGCGCGATCAGTTGCATTTACCATCACCGGCAATGTTTCAACGGTCATAAAATCCATAATCCAAGAGGGATACCTCCCCCTGAAACCGGCTGGAATATCCGTTTCCTACAATTTCGTATCGTGA
- a CDS encoding structural protein, protein MSAYIPRGIRNNNPGNLDFVGQAGAHLETGVAEPRFAAFPTMADGIRALRDQLLRYAERGLTTVASIISVYAPATENVTSAYIAGLCRQMGVQADAVLDLHDPATMLGLIEGIATMENGPGHLSTEQINQALDGDDK, encoded by the coding sequence ATGAGCGCATACATTCCCCGCGGCATCCGCAACAACAATCCGGGCAACCTTGATTTTGTGGGTCAGGCGGGCGCGCATCTGGAAACCGGCGTGGCAGAACCGCGCTTTGCGGCTTTTCCGACCATGGCAGACGGCATCCGCGCCCTGCGTGACCAGTTGCTGCGCTATGCCGAGCGCGGACTGACCACGGTTGCCTCCATCATCTCGGTCTATGCGCCTGCCACCGAGAACGTGACCAGCGCCTATATCGCCGGCCTGTGCCGCCAGATGGGCGTGCAGGCCGATGCCGTGCTGGACCTGCACGATCCGGCCACCATGCTGGGGTTGATCGAGGGCATCGCCACCATGGAAAACGGGCCGGGGCATCTCAGCACGGAACAGATCAATCAGGCCCTTGATGGAGACGACAAATGA